The following nucleotide sequence is from Streptomyces sp. HUAS CB01.
GGCGGGTCCAGGTCGAAGACCAGGCGGTCGGGGTGGTCCGGGCGGTCGGCCTTCGACTGCCAGCGGTGGAGGGTGACGCACGCCTGGTCGGCGAGGTGGACGAGCGTCGCCGCGTCGTCGCACACCGTGTGGGTGACCGTGCCGCCCTCCTTGGGGACCTCGGCGCGACGCACCCAGTCCGGATAGCTCTCCGGTGTCTCCTTCTGCATGAACCGGGGCCCGTCGAGGCCGTCGGGGAGCCGTTCCAGCATCAGGGGCCGGCCTCGCAGATGCGGCAGCATGTGCGGGGCGATCGCCCGGTGGTACTCGACGAGGTCCGCCTTGGTGAAACCGTCGGCGGGGAACAGGACCTTCTCCGGCCGGTGGACCTCCAGTTCACGGCGGCCGGCCCGCACGGTTGTGGTGCTCATGGCTCGCGGGTACCCCGTGCGGCCGGCCGGTAGACACCGGCACGGCCGGACGGCGCACGCTCGGACACGTCGAAGGGCACCGGTCGCCTCAGTGGGCGATGACCCGTTCCACGAGCAGTTTGACGGCAGCCGCGATGGATTCCGCGTCGATCCCGGCGGCGTGCAACTGCTCCTCGGGTGTCGCGGAGAGGGGCATGTCGCGCACGGCGAGCCGGGCGAGCCTGGGTGCGGGACGCCCGTCCGAGAACGCCTCCGCCACGGCGTCGCCGATCCCGCCCTCCGGACGGTGGTCCTCCACCGTGAGCACGCATCCCGTCGCCGCTGCGGCGTCGTTGAGCGTGTCCGCGTCGACGGGTTTGACCGAGTAGAGGTCGACGACCCGGACCGGGATGCCGTCCGCCGCCAGCGCGTCCGCGGCGCGCAGGGCCTCGTGGACCGTCACGCCCGCGGCGACGATCGTCGCCTTGTCGCCGTCGCCGCTGCGCAGCACCTTGCTGCCGCCGACGGGGAACTCCTCGTCGGGACCGTAGATGACGGGTGTCTCGCCTCGGCTGGTCCGCAGATAGCGGACGCCCTCGAGGTCCGCCATGGCCGCCACCAGCCGCGCCGTCTGGTTGGCGTCGCACGGGTACAGCACCGTCGACCCGTGGACGGACCGGAGCATCGCCAGATCCTCGAGGCCCATCTGCGAGGGGCCGTCCTCGCCGATCGACACGCCCGCGTGCGACCCGACGAGATTGATGCCGGCCCGGCTGACCGCGGCCATCCGGACGAAGTCGTGGGCCCGGGTGAGGAACGCGGCGAACGTCGACGCGTAGGGCACCCAGCCGCGCGTCTGCAGGCCGACGGCGCCGGCCACGAGCTGCTGCTCGGCTATGTAGAACTCGAGGTACCGGTCCGGGTGCTCCTTCCGGAAGTACTCCGTGCGCGTGGAGTCCCCGACCTCGGCGTCGAGCGCGACCACGTCGCCCCGCGCCGAACCCAGCGCCGCCAGGGCCTGTCCGTACGCCGTGCGGGTGGCCTCCTCCGTACCGCGCTCGAAGCGGGGGAGCTCCAGCGGCCCGAGGTCCCGTACGCGCCGGCCGGGGGCCGAGGGGGGCGGCTCGACCTCGACCCGGACGAACCGCGGGCCGCCCAGTTCCTCGATGGCCGCCTCCGCGTCGGGCAGCGGTTTGCCGTGCCTGCCCTCCTGGTCCTCGACGGCGGCGACGCCCCGCCCCTTGCGGGTGGCCGCGATGACGGCCGTCGGACGCTCGTCCACCTCGGCCGCCTCGGTGAGGGCCTTGTCGACGGCCTCGACGTCGTGGCCGTCGACCTCGACGGTGTGCCAGCCGAACGCCCGGAGGCGCTGCGCGTAGGCGTCGAGGTCGTGCTGGTGGCGGGTCGGACCTCGCTGTCCGAGCCGGTTGACGTCGATGATCAGCTTCAGATTGCCCAGCTTCTCGAACGCGGCGTGCTCGACGGCCTCCCAGACGGAACCCTCCGCCATCTCGCTGTCCCCGGAGAGCACCCATACCCGGTACGGGAGGCGGTCGAGGTACCTGCCGGCGAGGGCCATCCCCACCCCGACCGGCAGCCCCTGGCCGAGCGAGCCCGTGGCGACGTCCACCCAGGGCAGCCGTGGCGTCGGATGGCCTTCGAGACGGCTGCCGCGCTTGCGGAACGTCAGCAGCTCCTCGTCGTCGATCGCGCCCGCCGCCTTGTACAGGGAGTACAGCAGGGGCGAGGCGTGGCCCTTGGAGAAGATCAGCCGGTCGTTGACCGGGTTCTCCGGGTCGGAGAAGTCGTAGCGCAGGTGGTGGGCGAGGAGGACGGCGGCGAGGTCGGCCGCCGACATCGAGGACGTCGGGTGCCCGGACCCCGCGGCGTCGGCCGCTCGCACGGAATCCACCCGCAACTGCTGGGCCAGCTCCGTCAGTTCTGCGTAGCGCATGTCACTCCGTTCGCGGGGTGTCCTGTGACCGGTTCGCGTGTCGTCGCCGGGCCGTCATTCCCCGGACCGGCCCGGAAGCCGGGCCACTTCGGGCGACGAGGTGTCGAGCGGCACCGACCAGGAGCTGACGAGACCGAGCTGCACCGCCTGGCGCGGCAACGCGGCCTCCAGCAGCCAGTCGGCGGCCACCCGTATCCGGTTGCCCGGCATCGCCGCCAGGTGGTATCCGCGGGTCACCGCGCCCGCGAGCGGTCCGGACAGTGGTACGCCGAGCGGATTGGCCGCCGCCTGGACACCGCCCAGGTCCACGGCGAAGCCCAGGTCGTGGTGGCGGTAGGCGCGTGCGGTGCCGTATCCGAGTGATGCCGCCACGTTGTTGGCCGCGACATCGCCCTGACGGGTGGCGTGCTGCGCGGTCATCGGGGTCAGTTCGTAGCCGGTTCCGTCGCCGTCGTCGCCCGGGGGCAGCGGCCGGGTCAGATCCGGTACGGCCGCCGCGTCACCGCAGGCGAACACCTCCGGATGGCCGGGGACGTTGAGCTCGGCCGTCACCCGCAGCCTGCCGCGGTCCACGGGCAGCCCGACGTCGGCCACGAGCGGATCGGGCCGTACGCCGACGCACCACACGAGCGTCCGGGTCGGCACGAACTCGCCGTCGTCCAGCAACACCCCGTCCGGCGTCGCCTCCTTGATGGAGGTACCGGTGCGCACCTCCACGCCGCGGGCGCGCAGCACCCGGTCCGCGGTCTCGGACAGGCGCCGGTCGAGCTCGGGCAGCACGCGGGGCGCGATGTCGAGGAGCAGCCAGCGCGGCCGTGTGTCCGGGGAGCACCAGGCCGGGCCGAACGGCTTCTTCGGCCGGGACATCTGGGCGTGCAGGTCGTCGGTGAAGATCTTGCCCTGGGCCGCCACCTCGGTGCCCGTGTAACCGGCGCCGACCACGACGAAGGTGCAGCGCGCCGCGCACTCCTCGGCGTGCGGCGCGGCGCCCGCCATCTCGACCTGCCGGACGACGTGGTCGCGCAGGTACAGCGCTTCGGGCAGTCCCCGGAAGCCGTGCGCGTACTGGCTCACACCGGGGACGGGGAGCAGCTTGTTGACGCTTCCGACGGCGAGTACGAGGCGGTCGTACGCGAGCTCTCCCCGCGTGCCCTCGGGATCCGTGTAGTGCACACGGTGCCCTGCCAGATCGACCTGTGTCGCCTCGCCCAGCACGAGTCGTACCCGCGGGAGGGTGTGCACGAGGGAGACGGTCACCCGCCGCGGCTCCAGGATCCCGGCCGCCACCTGCGGCAGCAGGGGGAGGTACAGAAAGTAGTCGGTGGGGTTCAGCAGGACGATCTCGACCCGCTCCCTGGCCAGGGTGCGGGACAGCGCCCGTGCCGTGCGGTGTCCGGCGAACCCCGCACCCACGATGACGATCCTGGTCACGCCGTCCCGCCGTGGCCCGTCCCCCCGGGGCGTGGTGCCCGGGGCCTGCACGTGGGGATCCTGGGTGTCGTCGGCCTGCACGGCGAATCGCCTCCCATGGGGATAGGGGCATGCGAGGGACGGGACGTTCCGAGTGCCCTGCCGGCGCAGGGGTAAACGCCGGTGTCGGCGCCGTCGGGAAACACCGTCGCCATAGCGTCCGTCTCTCCAGCGTCCCCCCGTCGAACTGTCGCGGCCACACGAAATGCGAATGGTTCCGGACAGCTTTTCAGTCCGGAACAGTCACATCGCGCAAAAAGCGATCCAGGGGCCCCGCCTGTGGCTCCGGTTGCCATACTGCTCACGTTCACAGAACAGATGTGCTGGCGCCGGTCCTCTCGGCCGGTCTTCCCCGAGGCGGCCGGGACGGCCGCGACCTGGGGATCCTTCTGCCGTTTGTCGGCGCACACCCACGGAGAGAAGTGATCGATGGCTCCCGAGCTCTCTGGCGGCATCGGCGGAGACGCCGCCGCTCTCGCGCTGAAAATACTGGTCGCCGGCGGGTTCGGCGTCGGCAAGACGACCCTCGTCGGAGCGGTCAGCGAAATCCGGCCGCTGCGCACCGAGGAACAGCTCAGCGAGGCGGGCGAGAGCGTCGACGACACGGGGGGAGTCGACCAGAAGACGACGACCACCGTCGCCATGGACTTCGGGCGCATCACGATCCGCTCGGGGCTGTCCCTCTATCTCTTCGGGACGCCCGGACAGGACCGATTCTGGTTTCTGTGGGACGAGCTCTCGCAGGGCGCGCTCGGTGCGGTGGTCCTCGCGGACACCAGGCGTCTCGAGGACAGCTTTCCCGCCGTCGACTACTTCGAGCACCGGCGGATCCCGTTCGTCGTCGCCGTCAACTGCTTCCCGGGGGCGCGGACCTACGGGGCGCACGAGGTCTCCCGTGCGCTCGACCTCGATCGGGGGACGCCGGTGGTGCTGTGCGACGCGCGCGACCGCGATTCGGGGAAGGAGGTGCTCATCCGGCTGGTCGAGTACGCCGGGCGGATGCACACCGCCCGGCTGCTCGACTCGGTGGGGTGAGGCGCCCGGACGAGAGCGGCCGCGAGGGCCCGGCCCCGCGATCCGCCGGCAGCGCCCCCGGCCGGTCGGCGGCCGGGTGAGGCGCCGTCAGTCGGCCACGTCCGCCATGGCCTGGACCTTCTCGACGCGCACCCGCACCAGCAACTCGCCCGGCACCCCGTTGCGCGCACCGAACTCCTCGGCGCGGTCCTCGCCCATGTAGCGGGCGGCGATGCGCGTGGCCCAGTGCCGCAACTGCTCCGGTTCCTCGCTGATTTCCGCGCGGCCCTGGACGACCACGAACGAGAACGGCGGACGGTCGTCGTCCACGCAGAGCGCGACCCTGCCGTCGCGGGCGAGGTTCCGCCCTTTCACCGTCTCCTTCCCCGTGGTGAGGAGCAGGTCGTCACCGTCGAGGAGGAACCAGACCGGTGCGATGTGCGGGCTGCCGTCCGCCCGGACCGTCGACAGTTTCGCGGTGCGCGTGCCCTGGGACACGAAAGCCCGCCATTCGTCCTGAGACATCTTTCTCGCCATGGGAGTCATCCTCGGACGCGACCCGTGGTGAGGGAAAGTCAACTCTCCGCTGCCGTGCGCCCGTGATGACTCCTTGCCGGGACGGGGACAGTGCGCAAGGCTTACCGGCGACACGGGGGAACACGAACACACGAACGGGGAGGAACGTCATGGCAGCGGACAAGGGGCTCGACTGGCTCCTGGACGACCTGACCAAGCGGGTCTCGTACATACGGCACGCGCTCGTGCTGTCGAACGACGGCCTGGTGACCGGGGCGAGCACGGGACTCGCCCGGGAGGACGCGGAGCACCTCGCCGCCGTCTCCTCCGGACTGCACAGTCTCGCCCGCGGCTCGGGCAGGCACTTCCGGGCGGGCAGGGCGCGGCAGACCATGGTGGAGTTCGACGACGCGATGCTGTTCGTCACCGCGGCGGGCGACGGCAGTTGTCTGTGCGTCCTCAGTGCCGCGGAAGCCGATGTCGGCCAGGTCGCCTACGAGATGACGCTGCTGGTCAACAGGGTGGGGGAGCACCTGGCCGTGGCCGCGCGGCAGCCGGGGCGGGTCACGGTCTCCGACTTCTGAGACCGCCCTCCGCCTTCTCGGGCCGTCGTTTCCGGAGCCGCGCCCGCACGCCAGGGCCGGAACGGGAGTTGTCCACAGGCGGAGCGAGAAGTCGTCGCACGGGGTTACGGTCGTCACCGAGAGTATTCGTCTGTACGGGGGAGACCACCATGCGGGACGACACGACCATCTGCATGCCCAGGGACGGGAAGTCTGCCGACCGGGCCGACGCGGCCGGCCCGGGCCACGCCACCTATACCGACACGGGTGACGCCACCGGTGCCGGCCCGGAGAAGGGTGCAGCCGACACCGTGCCCTCGGGGCGTGCGGCGGCGGCCCTGGAGCTGAGGCGCGGCGAGTTCGAGCTCGCGGTGGACCTCGGCCACGTCCGCACGACACCGGGCCGGGGCGCCGGACGGAGGCGGGTGACACTGGAGGAGATCGCGCGGCTCCGGGAAGCCGACGGTTTCCCCGAGGCCTTGCGCGAGCGTGTCCGCACCGTCGGCACGGCGGAGGCGGCCCAGATCCTGTCGACCACCTCCGCCCGCTTCACCAGGCTCGCGCGCACCGGGCACCTCACTCCCGTCCGGTTCCGTCTCAACCGCTACCGCGCAGTGGTGTGGCTGTATCTGGCCTCCGAGGTCCGCGAGTTCGCCGAGCGGAACGCCGATCTGCTGGTGGGGAAGCTCCCTCCGGGGCTGCGCGCCGGAGTCGACGAGGGCGAGGACTGGCGCGCCCGCAACTGGCGCGGACGGCGCCTCGCGATGCTGCTCCGACTGGCGGACGGCCCCTGGGCGCGCTCCGCCGCCATCGCCTCACTCCTCGATGCCGCCCTCGTGGCGGAGACCTTCGACGACCCGCACGAGCGGACGCATCTGGCGCGGCTGCGCCCGGAAGCGCCCTACGGTCGCACGGAGTCCCCGGCCGTGCGCGAGATCACGGACCGGCTCCTGCTGGCGGACGATCCGGACGAGATCGTGTGGCACCGGACGAGTCTGCGGCTGTCCCTGGACGAGGCGCGGGCCTCGGGCCCGGCACCGCGCCCGGCCGCCGACCGGCTGCGCCTCCCCGGCCCCGGAGGCTCGGCCCCCGCTCTCCCGATCCGGCCGGGCTCCCGGGCCGTCGACTCCGTGCCCGCCCCCGGATCCCGGCGCCCCGGAGTCACGTCCGGCGCGCCGGTCTCCGGGGCGGCCTCCGATCCTGTGCCCCGGCCGCGCCCCGAGCCGGGGGCCCGCTCCGTGCCCGGGGTCCGGTCCGCGACCGCGACTGCGACCGGGCCGGGGCTCGAGGCCGGGTCCGTGCGGGAGGCCCGGCACCGAGCGCCGGCCGGGCGGGCGGCCGAGGCAATACGGGCCCGGTGGCGCCGGCGCGGGACTTCCCCGTCGCGCGTCGGCTGACGCAGGTCACGAACGGGTACGCCGCGAGAAAAGCGCCGGGTGAACACCGACGACGATCGCGTCCACCGCTCTGCTGCCTACAGCTGTGTCCCTGCGGCCGTCCCGCCCGCGGTGCGGTCACGTCCGTTGGAGTGGTGTATCGACGGCCACTCGGCGATCTCGGTTTGAGGCTATGCGGTGAGTTCGGTGGGCAGGAGGGTGTCGTTGTTTTCTGACTCGATCGGGTGGAGTCGGGCCTTGGCCAGCAGGTCGCGGCCCATGTAGCGGCGGGCTTCGGTCCACTCGTCGTTCTGCTCGGCCAGGACCGCCCCGACCAGCCGGATGACGGCTGTGCGGTCGGGGAAGATGCCGACCACGTCTGTGCGGCGGCGGATCTCCTTGTTCAGCCGCTCCTGCGGGTTGTTCGACCAGATCTGTCGCCAGATCTCACGCGGGAAGGCCGTGAAGGCCAGCAGGTCATGCTGGACAGCGTCCAAGTGGGCTGCGGCTTTCGGGAACTTGGCCTCCAGCGCGTCCAGGACGTGCCGCATCTGTGCTTGGACCGCGTCGGTGTCGGGCTGTTCGAAGACGGTCCGCAGCAGCGTGGCCACCCAGGGCTGGGCCGATTTCGGAACCTGGCTCAGCAAGTTCCTCGCATAGTGGGTGCGGCAGCGCTGCCACGACGCGCCGGGCAGAACGGCACCGATGGCGTCGACGAGGCCGGCATGGGCGTCGGAGATGACGAGCTGGACGCCGGTTAGGCCGCGAGCGATGAGTGAGCGCAGGAAGGCGAGCCAGCCGGCGCCGTCTTCGGCGGTGGCGACGTCGATGCCGAGGATCTCGCGGTGTCCGTCGGCGTTGACGCCAACCGCGATCAGCGCGTGGACGTTGATGATGCGGCCGCCTTCCCGGACCTTCTGGGTCAGTGCGTCGACCCAGACGAACGCATACGGCCCGGCGTCCAGGGGCCGGTTGCGGAAGGCGGCGACCTGTTCGTCCAAGTGCTTGGCCATCGCGCTGACCTGGGACTTCGACAGCTGGGTGACACCGAGGGACTCGGCGAGCTTCTCGACCCGGCGGGTGGAGACGCCGAGCAGGTAGGCGGTGGCGACCACCGAGATCAGGGCCTGTTCGGCCCGGCGACGGCGTTCGAGCAGCCAGTGCGGGAAGTAACTGCCCTGCCGCAGCTTGGGGACGGCGAGCTCGACGGTCCCGGCGCGGGTGTCCCACTCGCGCGGGCGATAGCCGTTGCGATGGTTGACGCGTTCCTCGCTGACCTGCCCGTACTCCGCGTTGCAGAGGGCGTCGGCCTCCGCCGACATGAGCGCATCGGCGAACGTCTTCACCATCGCGCGCAGCAGATCGGGACTCGCCGAGGCGAGGTTGTCCTCGGCGAGGGCGTGCAGGGGCAGACTGTCTGGTGCGGTCATCGTGCTGATCTCCTTCGAGGCTTCGACACTTCGAAGATCAGCCGGTGGCCGTTCGTCTATGCGGGCGCCATCCCGATGCCGGAGCAAACCCCCGGATCAGGTCGAACCCGTACACCACTTCCCAGGACGCAACCCGCGGTGCCACGGGGCACCACGCTCGACAGGACCGAGGGCAGTGTGTGCCAGTCCGACGAGACCACGGTCGCATGCCGGCCCGCCAGCAGGGCGACGCGGTCACGGGCCTGTGCCTCGGTCGGGCTGGTGCTGTCGATCGCGGGCGGCACATTGTGGGCGCTCGACATGAGGACGAGGTAGTTGTTGCGGGCGTACCAGGCGGTGTCGATCGAGCCGCCCGCGTAGAGGGACGCGTTCCCGTCGAAGAGGACGAACCACGGGCGGAGGGAGGCGTCCGAGTAGCGGCCGCGCGGGTCGCCGGCCTGCGCACCGAGTACCGCGGGGAAGGCCGAGGCCTCCGGCAGCCGGCCGGTCGAGGAGAGGTTCCGCAGATGCGTGGCGTACTCCCGGTCCGTCCAGAGCGTGTCGAACGGGTTCTCCTGCTCGACCGTGCCGGGGATGAGTTCGACGATGAACTTCCCCGCCATGTCGGTTCGGGACGGCCAGCCACGGGCGCGTACGGCGGTGTCGAGGTCCGGGTGACCGGCCGCCAGATCGGCGGGCCGGTACAACGCGTCACCGAGCCGGGCAGTGAGCAGTGCGTCCAGCGCGGCGGGACCCCGGCCGTTCTTGTTCTGGAACCCGTCCTTCATCTCGACCTTGAGGAGGATCGGCCGGTGCCCGGGGTTCGCGTCGTGCCAGGCGCGGATGTCGGAGAGACAGCCGCTGAGATCCCGGTTGCGGGACTTGCTGCGCAGCTCGGCGGCGGTCGCGGCGTTCACACAGTTGTTGTCGTTGCCCACGGGATTGTCGTGGGCCACCCGGAAGGATCTGCCGAACACATTGGTCCACACGTCGATTTCGAGCATTCCCGCACCGGAGTCCAGGGCGTCCGCGAAGTAGGGGTACTTCGCCTTCTCGTACGCGTTGTGGACCCCGACCGAGGTCGTCGACGAATACGCCGGTGCGGCCGCCTCGGTGCCCGGCGCGGCCGCCGCGGGTGCCTGAGCCGTGACGAGCGCCGCACCCAGCGCGGCTGCGGCGACGGACACTGCCGTTGTACGCGAAAGCTTCCTCATGGTCCCCTGCCTGTGTCGGAAATCGAGCAAATCCTCGGCAGATTAGGGGAGTTGAGCGAAGGATGGGAGGTGTTCAGGCGGCGAAGAGAAGATCTTCCGGAACTTCCGGTGGTTCCCGTGACGCGCAAGGTGACTGCGGTTCGGTGACGGGAATGCGGGGCGGGAGTCCCGACCGATCACCGAGTGGGGCCTTCCGCCGGCCGTTGGCGCGGGCGGTCGACGGTCCGCCGTGCAGCTTTACGCCGGTGCGGTGCGGTGCGGTGCGGTGCGGTGCGGGTGCGGTGCGGTGCGGTGCGGTGCGGGTGCCGGTTGCCGGTTGCCGGGTGGGCCGTCGCCCGCCTGCCGTTCCGGTCGAACCGTGGGCCGATCGTGGCCGTGCAGCGCGGTTCAGGGGTGCGGCGGTTCGGCTGCGCAGCCGGGCAGCAGGTCCTGCCGGCCCGGGGCTGGAGGTTCTGCCGCGCAGCCCCTTCTGCCGGGCCCTGGGGTGGCCGGGTTCTGCAGTCGTGCAGTCGCGCAGTCGTGCTGCCCGTGGCCGCCGACCGCCTCGTGCACCAGTCGCGGAGACCGTGGCGCCGGGCCCGTGCAGCCGGTCTCTCCGATCTCTCTGGCCCCTTCGGCCCCTTCGGCCTCGGAGCGTGGGCAGCCGGTCGTGCCGGTCCCTCGGACCGTGGGCCGCCGGTCGTGGCGTCCTTGCGGGTCCGCCACACGGCTTGCCGGTCGTGCCGGTCCTGCCGGCCCGCGAACCCGTC
It contains:
- a CDS encoding roadblock/LC7 domain-containing protein, producing the protein MAADKGLDWLLDDLTKRVSYIRHALVLSNDGLVTGASTGLAREDAEHLAAVSSGLHSLARGSGRHFRAGRARQTMVEFDDAMLFVTAAGDGSCLCVLSAAEADVGQVAYEMTLLVNRVGEHLAVAARQPGRVTVSDF
- a CDS encoding IS256 family transposase; amino-acid sequence: MTAPDSLPLHALAEDNLASASPDLLRAMVKTFADALMSAEADALCNAEYGQVSEERVNHRNGYRPREWDTRAGTVELAVPKLRQGSYFPHWLLERRRRAEQALISVVATAYLLGVSTRRVEKLAESLGVTQLSKSQVSAMAKHLDEQVAAFRNRPLDAGPYAFVWVDALTQKVREGGRIINVHALIAVGVNADGHREILGIDVATAEDGAGWLAFLRSLIARGLTGVQLVISDAHAGLVDAIGAVLPGASWQRCRTHYARNLLSQVPKSAQPWVATLLRTVFEQPDTDAVQAQMRHVLDALEAKFPKAAAHLDAVQHDLLAFTAFPREIWRQIWSNNPQERLNKEIRRRTDVVGIFPDRTAVIRLVGAVLAEQNDEWTEARRYMGRDLLAKARLHPIESENNDTLLPTELTA
- a CDS encoding NAD(P)/FAD-dependent oxidoreductase, translating into MTRIVIVGAGFAGHRTARALSRTLARERVEIVLLNPTDYFLYLPLLPQVAAGILEPRRVTVSLVHTLPRVRLVLGEATQVDLAGHRVHYTDPEGTRGELAYDRLVLAVGSVNKLLPVPGVSQYAHGFRGLPEALYLRDHVVRQVEMAGAAPHAEECAARCTFVVVGAGYTGTEVAAQGKIFTDDLHAQMSRPKKPFGPAWCSPDTRPRWLLLDIAPRVLPELDRRLSETADRVLRARGVEVRTGTSIKEATPDGVLLDDGEFVPTRTLVWCVGVRPDPLVADVGLPVDRGRLRVTAELNVPGHPEVFACGDAAAVPDLTRPLPPGDDGDGTGYELTPMTAQHATRQGDVAANNVAASLGYGTARAYRHHDLGFAVDLGGVQAAANPLGVPLSGPLAGAVTRGYHLAAMPGNRIRVAADWLLEAALPRQAVQLGLVSSWSVPLDTSSPEVARLPGRSGE
- a CDS encoding DUF6397 family protein, producing the protein MRDDTTICMPRDGKSADRADAAGPGHATYTDTGDATGAGPEKGAADTVPSGRAAAALELRRGEFELAVDLGHVRTTPGRGAGRRRVTLEEIARLREADGFPEALRERVRTVGTAEAAQILSTTSARFTRLARTGHLTPVRFRLNRYRAVVWLYLASEVREFAERNADLLVGKLPPGLRAGVDEGEDWRARNWRGRRLAMLLRLADGPWARSAAIASLLDAALVAETFDDPHERTHLARLRPEAPYGRTESPAVREITDRLLLADDPDEIVWHRTSLRLSLDEARASGPAPRPAADRLRLPGPGGSAPALPIRPGSRAVDSVPAPGSRRPGVTSGAPVSGAASDPVPRPRPEPGARSVPGVRSATATATGPGLEAGSVREARHRAPAGRAAEAIRARWRRRGTSPSRVG
- a CDS encoding transketolase; the protein is MRYAELTELAQQLRVDSVRAADAAGSGHPTSSMSAADLAAVLLAHHLRYDFSDPENPVNDRLIFSKGHASPLLYSLYKAAGAIDDEELLTFRKRGSRLEGHPTPRLPWVDVATGSLGQGLPVGVGMALAGRYLDRLPYRVWVLSGDSEMAEGSVWEAVEHAAFEKLGNLKLIIDVNRLGQRGPTRHQHDLDAYAQRLRAFGWHTVEVDGHDVEAVDKALTEAAEVDERPTAVIAATRKGRGVAAVEDQEGRHGKPLPDAEAAIEELGGPRFVRVEVEPPPSAPGRRVRDLGPLELPRFERGTEEATRTAYGQALAALGSARGDVVALDAEVGDSTRTEYFRKEHPDRYLEFYIAEQQLVAGAVGLQTRGWVPYASTFAAFLTRAHDFVRMAAVSRAGINLVGSHAGVSIGEDGPSQMGLEDLAMLRSVHGSTVLYPCDANQTARLVAAMADLEGVRYLRTSRGETPVIYGPDEEFPVGGSKVLRSGDGDKATIVAAGVTVHEALRAADALAADGIPVRVVDLYSVKPVDADTLNDAAAATGCVLTVEDHRPEGGIGDAVAEAFSDGRPAPRLARLAVRDMPLSATPEEQLHAAGIDAESIAAAVKLLVERVIAH
- a CDS encoding PPOX class F420-dependent oxidoreductase, with protein sequence MARKMSQDEWRAFVSQGTRTAKLSTVRADGSPHIAPVWFLLDGDDLLLTTGKETVKGRNLARDGRVALCVDDDRPPFSFVVVQGRAEISEEPEQLRHWATRIAARYMGEDRAEEFGARNGVPGELLVRVRVEKVQAMADVAD
- a CDS encoding GTP-binding protein; protein product: MAPELSGGIGGDAAALALKILVAGGFGVGKTTLVGAVSEIRPLRTEEQLSEAGESVDDTGGVDQKTTTTVAMDFGRITIRSGLSLYLFGTPGQDRFWFLWDELSQGALGAVVLADTRRLEDSFPAVDYFEHRRIPFVVAVNCFPGARTYGAHEVSRALDLDRGTPVVLCDARDRDSGKEVLIRLVEYAGRMHTARLLDSVG
- a CDS encoding phosphatidylinositol-specific phospholipase C domain-containing protein; the protein is MRKLSRTTAVSVAAAALGAALVTAQAPAAAAPGTEAAAPAYSSTTSVGVHNAYEKAKYPYFADALDSGAGMLEIDVWTNVFGRSFRVAHDNPVGNDNNCVNAATAAELRSKSRNRDLSGCLSDIRAWHDANPGHRPILLKVEMKDGFQNKNGRGPAALDALLTARLGDALYRPADLAAGHPDLDTAVRARGWPSRTDMAGKFIVELIPGTVEQENPFDTLWTDREYATHLRNLSSTGRLPEASAFPAVLGAQAGDPRGRYSDASLRPWFVLFDGNASLYAGGSIDTAWYARNNYLVLMSSAHNVPPAIDSTSPTEAQARDRVALLAGRHATVVSSDWHTLPSVLSSVVPRGTAGCVLGSGVRVRPDPGVCSGIGMAPA